From Streptomyces sp. HUAS MG91, the proteins below share one genomic window:
- a CDS encoding HAD-IB family hydrolase produces the protein MLELVENHSLHHSMPRTAAFFDLDKTVIAKSSTLTFSKSFYQGGLINRRAVLRTAYAQFVFLAGGADHDQMERMRQYLSALCRGWNVRQVREIVAETLHDLIDPIIYDEAASLIEEHHTAGRDVVIVSTSGAEVVEPIGELLGADRVVATRMVVGDDGCFTGEVEYYAYGPTKAEAVKELAASEGYDLARCYAYSDSATDVPMLSSVGHPYAVNPDRALRREALAREWPILDFHKPVRLKKRLPHLSKPSRPALVAAAALGAAAAAAGLVWYASRRRALPGR, from the coding sequence ATGCTCGAGCTTGTGGAAAACCACTCCTTGCACCACTCCATGCCCCGCACAGCCGCGTTCTTCGACCTGGACAAGACCGTCATCGCCAAGTCGAGCACGCTCACGTTCAGCAAATCGTTCTACCAAGGCGGACTGATCAACCGCAGGGCGGTGCTGCGCACGGCCTACGCGCAGTTCGTCTTCCTGGCCGGGGGCGCCGACCACGACCAGATGGAGCGGATGCGCCAGTACCTGTCGGCGCTGTGCCGCGGCTGGAACGTGCGGCAGGTGCGGGAGATCGTGGCCGAGACGCTGCACGACCTGATCGACCCGATCATCTACGACGAGGCGGCGTCCCTCATCGAGGAGCACCACACCGCCGGCCGGGACGTGGTCATCGTCTCCACCTCGGGTGCCGAGGTCGTCGAGCCGATCGGTGAACTGCTGGGCGCGGACCGGGTGGTGGCCACGCGCATGGTCGTCGGCGACGACGGCTGCTTCACCGGCGAGGTGGAGTACTACGCGTACGGGCCCACCAAAGCGGAGGCCGTCAAGGAACTCGCCGCCTCCGAGGGATACGACCTCGCGCGCTGCTACGCGTACAGCGACTCGGCGACCGATGTGCCGATGCTGAGCTCCGTCGGACATCCGTACGCGGTCAATCCGGACCGGGCGCTGCGGCGCGAGGCACTCGCGCGTGAGTGGCCGATTCTCGACTTCCACAAGCCGGTCCGACTCAAGAAGCGGCTGCCACACCTCTCCAAGCCGTCCCGTCCGGCACTGGTCGCCGCGGCCGCGCTCGGCGCGGCCGCCGCCGCGGCGGGTCTGGTCTGGTACGCCAGTCGCCGCCGGGCGCTCCCGGGCAGGTAG